In bacterium, the sequence ACGGTGAACAGCAGCATGGCGCCGAGCATGGTCAGCTCGCCGTGTGCCATGTTGATCACCCTCATCACGCCGAACACCAGGCTGAGGCCGGCGGCGAAGATCACGTAGATCGAGCCGTTGAGCAGGCCGTTCCAGAGCTGCTGGAAGACGATGTCCCAGTTCACGACCGGGATCCCGCTCGGTCGGCGGCCAACAGCCTCGATGGAGACGACCGGTTCATGGCTAGCCGTGGATCGGCACTCTGCCGTCGAAACGTATGGCCGATACCTCCTCGCTGATCCGTTCCGCGAAGGACTTGAGGACCGGACCGTACAAGCTCTCGAGTGTTGCGATGTCGGCTCTGGTTGCGAGGGTGGCCACTCCGGCCGCCCCTATGACCTCTGCCCGGTAGAAGACCGGGGCAGCTACCGACCGCAATCCGATCGTCAGCTCCTGATCGTTCAGAGCGATGCCCTTGAGCCGCACCTCTTCGAGTTCCGCCCGGTAGTCGGCCGCGCTGGTGATCGTGGTGGCGGTCCGCTTCTCGAACGTCATCTTCTCCAGCGTCGCCTCGGCATCCTGCTCCGGCATGGCGGCGAGGATGGCCTTGCCCAGAGAACTCAAATGAGCCGGGAGCCTGCTACCGACCCGGAGGTTGATGGTGATGATGTCGTCGCGGTGCCGTCGCGCCAGGTAGACAATCTCGGTGTCCTCCAGGACGCCGTAGTTGACGGCGGTCGCATCGGGCAGTTCCCGGCTCATCTGATCCAGGTGGGGGTAGATGTGGTCGACAAACTCCCGCGATTCGACCGCGGCCACTCCCAGATGCAAGACCTTCTTGGAAGGCCGGAAGAGCCGCCCGGTCCTGTGAATGTATCCCAGGTCCTCCAACGCGCCCGTCAGACGGTACACACTCGCCCGGCTGATCTGGGTCCGGTGGGCGATCTCGGCGACCGAGAGTGCAGAGTGCTTCTCGTCGAAGGCGGCCAGTATCCGGAGACCCTTCGGGAGGGACCCTCGGTCGTGGGTCGGACCCTTGGTCATGCTTGGACGGCGAGCCTATCCGGCAAGGATCTCGTCCTCCTCAACGATCACGAACACCGAATCCTGCGTCTTGGCGCCCATGAAGTTCTTCTCGTCAGCCAGTAGCCGTTCATACTCCTGGGAATCGGCGGTGGCTAGGAAATCCTCCACGCTGTCGTACCAGACCTCGGCTATCCCGTCGCAGGGCGCCTCCCGGCCCGGGACCACGAGAGGCCGGCATTGGACGTACCGGCGGACCCGGGACATGGCGAGCACCAGGGGAGCGTGGACGTTCTTCCAATGATCGTGGAATTGCTCGCTGGTGAGGTCGGGTCTCCTTGCCAGCAGGGTTACCGTCTTGATCAAGTGTTCTCCTCCTTCCGTCCGGACTCAGGAGGGTGCTGGACCGGTTTCCCGGGCCGGCACTCGATCCGGGAGCGAGCACATGAGGTAGCGTCCGCTCCCGCCTACGTCGCCCGCGTTCCCGGACCCACCCGGCGGCCGAGCCGCGGAATGATCAGCCATCGTCGCCGATCACAGCCACAGCCTCGATGTCGAACAGGGCATGGTGGATCAACTCCGCCACCACCACTGACACCCGGGCCGGCTGCTGACTCGGAAAGTACCGGTCATAGATGGGCTCGTACCGGTGGTAATGGTCATGATCGACGAGATACACCCTGGTCAGGACCACATCGGCCAGAGTGGCGCCCGCGCGTTCGAGAGCGCTCTTGAGGTTCTCCAGAGCTTGCTCCACCTGACCCTCGAGTGTGTCCGCAAGGACCCCGGTGGTCTTGTCCCATCCCAACTGCCCGGTCACCCACAGGGTGTTGCCTGCCCTGACCACATCGTTCCACCGGCTCCGGGAGCCTATGGCCTCGAAGAGCGACTCCTCGACCGGTGTGTAAGCGCGCTCCACTCTTGACCTCCCCTCGTCCTCGGACGGTGCACCGGTCCGGCCCGGTTGAACGGGCTCGGACCGATGCGCCTGAAGTTACGGAATGTCGGTTAGCCGGCGAGCGGAACGGCGTCCACGGGCAATAGAGCGCCGCCCTGCGCCTGGATGATGATCCAGTCGTCTACGAGCCGCAGTCCCTTCTCGTTGAAGCGCAGTGGCTTGCCGCGCGGAGTGGTGAAACCGTGCTCGTCGTTCATCAGCGGGGCAACCGCGGCGTAGTCCGTGGAACCGGCCGCCTCGATAGCCGCCATCAGCTGCTTGGCAGCCGTGTAGCCGAGCTCCGACCACCAGTCCGGAGCGGCGCCGAACTCGGCCTCGTACGCCTCGGAGAAGGCGGCGGCCTCCGGGATCGACTCGTCGAGAATCCACCCCGTCGAGCTGTAGACGCCTTCAGCCAGATCGCCCAGGGCCTCCACCTCGGGCGGCGTGAACACGACCTCGTTGATCATGATGTCGCCCTCGTAGCCGATCTCCCGGGCGGCCTGAACGGCGTTGACCACCACGTCCTTGCCCCAGAGTCCCAGGTACAGAAGGTCAGGCTCGTTCCCGACGCCCTTCGTCACCTCGACCCTGGCCTCGGCGGTTCCGTACGGGAAGTACACCATGCCCGTGTACTCGAAGTCGCCTGGTGCCTCCTCGGCGAAGATGCGCGTGAACTCATCGTGGGTGAGGCGCACCCAGTCGGAGTCGACGCCGACACCTTGGACCCTCTTGTAGCCCTGCTCGATCATCCAGCGGGCCAGCACCGAGAGGGCGTTGCTGTCCGATTGGCTCTGCTTGACCGGGGCCCGGATATGAACCACGCCCTCGTAGCCTTCGGCCGTAATCAACTCGGAGCCGCAGGCGGTCACCACGAGCGGGATGCCGACCTCCGCGGCCACATCCTTCATCGCCACACAAGTGGTGGCATCGTTGCCACCGGCGATTCCAGCCACTCCGTCCGCTATGGCCTTGCGCGCCGAGGCAACCGACTCGTCCGCCGAGTAGCCCTCGTCGTAGTCGACGACCTCGATCTCGCGTCCCAGTAGGCCGCCGGCCTCGTTCTGCTCCTTTACCGCCAGGTCGAAGCCGTTGCGCATGATGTCGCCCAGCCCGACCGCCACTCCGGAGTTGAACCAGATGGTTCCCAGCTTGATAGGCTCCTGCGGCTCTGGTGCCGCCGTGGTCGTCGGCGCCGCGGTCGTCGGCGCCGCGGTCGTCGCGGCCGGCTCCTCCGCGTCCTCGCCGCAGGCGGCGATCACCACCAGGACGGCCATTACCGCCAACACGCGTAGCCATGAACTGCGCTTGTTCATCTGTTGCCCTCTCCTTCCTACCCGTGCCTGCTTTGGCTCCGCTCCGGGCCCGAGCTATCTCTTCTCGTACCAGTACGCATCGAACCGAACTCCCGCTACCAGCCACGAACCCGGGACGCGCCCGCCGATGTGCCCATATACCGGAATCCCTATCCGATATGCGGACACTAGCCATGGCAGACAGACCACGGCTGAGAATCCCGGCATTAATCCTCACGCTCCGACCTCGCGAGCCTGCCGAGAGTCGGCCGGGCACGCACCTTCGTGGACGAGGTAACGGCCGGCTCGGGCATCATCACCCGGCCGGGTCTCCCTGACCTGGAGACTCCCTCAGGCTGTGTCGGCGGCGAGGCGGCGGACCCGCTCAGGGTTCAACGGCAGGCGGGTCACCTCCTCGGGACAGCCCAGGGCGTCAGCCACGGCGTTGGCGATGGCCGCCCCCACCGCCGTGATGCCCCCCTCACCCGCGCCCTTGACGCCGAGCGGGTTGAGCGGGCTGGGCGCTTCCTCGAGCAGCAGCACCTCCACTTCGGGCATCTCGGTGATGGTCGGCATCAGGTAGTCCATGAACGTGGCCGCGAGGGGCTGGCCGGACTCGTCGTAGGCGAAGTCCTCGAGCAGGGCGCCCCCGATGCCCTGGGCGGCGCCACCGGCGATCTGGCCGTTGACCAGTTCCGGGTTGACCGCCTTGCCGACCTCGTAGCACACCACGAGCCGTTCCACCTCGACCAGGCCGGAGTCGGGATCCACCCGGACGACCGCGGCGTGGACGCCGTAGGGATAGACCATGTGGTCCGCCCGGAACCAGCCCTCGGCGGTGAGGCCGGGCTCGCCGCCGGTCAGGCCGGGACGGAGCCTCTGCGCCACCTCACCCAGGGTGATGGCCGGCCCGCCCGCCGAGCCCCGGACGAACACCCGCCCGCGGTCGATGGTGAGGTCACCCGGATCCGCCTCCAGCACCGCGGCCGCCACCTCCAAGGCCTTGCGTCGCACGCGGCGGGCAGCGATCAAGGTGGCGGAGCCGGACATGACGGTGACCCGGCTGGCGAAAGCGCCCATCCCGTAGGCGAGGTCATCGGTCTGGCCGTGACGCACCCGGACCGATTCGATTCCCACACCCAGCGTGTCGGCGCACACCTGCGCGAGCACCGTCTCGACGCCCTGGCCGATCGAAGCCGCGCCGGTGATCACCAGCACGTGCCCCGCCTCGTCCACGGTGACCTTGACCCCGTCGAACGGACCCAGACCGCTCTTCTCCACGAAGAAGCCCATGCCGAGGCCCACCGACTCGCCATCCGACCGCCTCCGCGAGAGATCGGCGGTCAGAAGCTCGTAGTCCAGGTACTCGAGGGTGCGATCCAGGAGACCCGGGTAGTCGCCGGAGTCGTAGGTCAGCTCGGTACCGAGCGCGGTGATCCCCCGCTTGAAGGGCATGCGCTCCGGCAGGACCAGGTTGCGGCGGCGAACCTCGGCCGAGTCGAGACCGATCCGGTGGGCTATGACGTCGATCAGGCGCTCGCGGACGAAGGTGCTCTCGTACCGGCCGGGGGCCCGGTAGGTGCCGCACGGGGTCTTGTTGCTGAGCATCACATGGCCGCGGCTCCGGTACGCGGGCCAGGCGTACGGTCCCGGGAGCATGGAGGTGGTCAGCTCCGTGACCGTCACCTGATGGGTCCGCAGGTAGGCCCCCTGGTCCACCCAGAACTCGTCGATCACGCCCCTGATCCAGCCGTCGGGCTCCACCGCCGCCCTTATCCGGTGGACCTGATCCCGGGAGTGGTTGGCGGCCAGCATGTGCTCCCGGCGATCCTCCACCCAGCGGATGGGGCGCCCCAGGCGGAGGGCGGCCAGGCACACCAGCACGTCCTCGGGATAGAGCTCTCCCCTGATCCCGAACCCCCCTCCCACATGACCCTCCCGGAGAACGACGGCGCCGAGCGGCAGGCCGAGCATGGAGGCGATGGCGGCCCGGTTGTGGTGGGGTACCTTGGCAGCGCCGAACATCTCCAGCACCGACCTTGTCGCGTCATAGTGAGCCAGCGCTCCCCTGGTCTCCATGGGCACGCCGGAGTGCCTCCCCACCGCCAGTTCCATCTCCACCACGACCGGAGCGTCCCCGAACGCTTCCTCGAGGTCCCCGTAGGCCTTCTCCACCACCGTCGTCTCGATGGCCCCGGGCCCGGCCGCCACCGGATCCACCACCGGATCGAGTTCGTCGATACCGGCGAAGACCAGCTCGGCGGCGTCCTCGGCCAGGTAGGGGTCCTCGGCCAGCACGATCGCGACCGGCTCCCCCACGTAGCGGACGTGGTCGCCGGCGAGCATGGGTTGGCGGAACCGCTCCAGACCCTCCACCCAGGGCATACGGAAGTCGATCGGCGGCACTTCCCGGATGTCCTCCCGGGTCCAGACCGCCTCCACGCCGTCCATGGCGAGCGCCTCCGAAGTGTCGATGTCGAGCAGTCGGCCATGGGCCACGGGTGAGCGCACCACCCTCATGTGCAGCTGGTCGGGAAGGCACAGGTCGGCGGCGAACCGGGCCTTTCCTGTCAGTAGAGGTCGGTCCTCGATCCTTCTGACCGAGCTACCGACATAGCTCATGCCCGCATGACCTCGGCGGCCTGGCGCACCGACTTCAGTATGTTCTGGTACCCGGTGCAGCGGCACAGGTTGGAGGACAGCACCGCTCGCAACTCGTCCTCGTCGGGATCGGGATTCTGCTCCAGGTACCCGGCCGCCAGCATCAGGAACCCCGGAGTGCAGAAGCCGCACTGGAGCCCGTGGTTGTCCCAGAAGGCCTGCTGGATCGGATGGAGCCGGTCGCCGTCGGCCAGGTCCTCCACAGTGCGGAGGTCCATGCCCTCGCACTGGACGGCGAACATCAGGCAGGCCCGGACCGGTTGGCCGTCGGCCAGGATCGTGCAGGCGCCGCACACGCCGTGCTCGCATCCCAGGTGGGTTCCGGTGAGGCCGCAATCGTCTCGGAGGGTGTCGGCCAGCGTGCGCCGGGGCTCCACCCGGACGCGGTAGGGCCGGCCGTTGACCGCCAGGGTGACGTCGACCTTGGTTCGCTCGCTCATGCGGGAATCCTCTCGCTCTCGCTTACCAGCCTACGCAGCCGGGACGGGGTCGCGGGCACTTCGGCGATCTCGACCCCGAGGGGACGGAGCGCATCGGCGACCGCGTTGATGACGGCGGCCGGGGCGCCGATGGTGCCCCCCTCTCCCAGGCCCTTGGCGCCCGTGATGGTGGCTTCGGAGATGGTCTCGAGGTGGTGAATCTCGATGGTGGGAACCTCGGCCAGAGTGGGAGGCAGGAAGTCCATGAGCGAGGTGGTGAGGATGTTGCCATCTCGGTCGTAGAGGATCTCCTCGTACAGGGCGCCGGCGATGCCCTGGGTGACTCCACCGTGGAGCTGCCCGTCCACGATCATCGGGTTGATGAGGCGCCCGGCGTCCTCCACCACCACGAACCGGTCCACGCGCACCCCGCCCGTCTCCGGATCCACCTCCACCGTCGCGACATGGCAGGCGTTGGAGAAGGTCCCGGCCGGATCGTAGGTGGCCGTAGCGGTGAGGCCCGGGTCCATGCCGGCGGCCAGGCGGTGGCTGGAGTGGTAGGCGAGGCGGGCGAGCTCCGCCACCTCGATCCCGGCATCCGTACCCGCCACGGTCGCCCGGCCGGCCATGATGACGATGTCCTCCGGCGCCGCCTCCAACTCCGCGGATGCGATGGCGGCCAGCTTGGCCCGTAGACGGTCGGACGCCAGGCGGGCCGCTCCCCCGGCAATGACCAGTGACCGGCTGGCGAACGTACCCCAGCCGTACGGCGTGCGGTCGGTGTCGCCGTGAACGATCCGGACCCGAGCCGGCTCCACACCCAGTCGGTCACCGATCAACTGGGCGAGGGTGGTCTCCAGACCCTGGCCGTGCGGCGAGGCCCCTAGCCGGGCCTCTACGTTGCCGGACGGGTCCATGGCCAGGTCCACGGTCTCGTATCCGGGCGTCACGTCCATGCTCCGGGCAGCGAAGGCCGATGTCCCGTAGCCGGTGCGCTCCGAGAACACGGAGAGGCCGATCCCGAGGTAGCGGCCCTCAGCTCGGGCCGCTGCCTGGCTGCGCCGGAAGTCCTCCAGGCCGATCGCCTCGACGGCCCGGTCCAGGGACTCCACGTAGGAACCCTCGTCGTACACCAGGCCGGTGGCCGAGGTGTACGGGAACTCCGATATCAGGTTGCGGCGGCGAACCTCGGCAGGCTCGATCCGGAAGCGGACCGCCGCCAGGTCCATGAGGCGCTCCATGGCCAGGGTGATCACCGGTCTCGACACCCCGCGGTAGGGCGCCATGGGACAGGTGTTGGTGGTGACGCCCCGGGACCGGACCCGGTAGGTACGGAAGTCGTAGGGCCCCGGGAACTCGGCCAGCGCCATCAGCGGCTCCACCCCGCAGGTCACCGGGTAGCAGGAGTAGGCGCCGATGTTGCACAGCAGGTCGGCATCCACCGCCAGCAACCGGGCGTCGGCGTCGAAGGCGCCCCGTACCCGGTAGTGGTGGTCGCGGCTGTGGAAGGAGGACATCAGGTTCTCGCGCCGATCCTCCACCCACGACACCGTGGTACGGAGCCGTCTCGCCACCCAGGCCGTCACCACGTCCTCGGGCGCCAGGCAGAACTTCTGCCCGAACGCTCCTCCCACATCGGGGACCACCACCCTCAGGTCCGACTCGGGCATGCCGAGCAGGTCCGCCAGGACGGTGCGGACCACGTGAGGCGACTGGACGGAAGCCGTGAGGGTGGTCCGCCCTGAGCGCGGGTCGTACGCGGCGACGGAGCCTCGAGCCTCCAGAGGGAGGGCGTTCTGGCGCCGGGAGCGCAGATCGAAGTCCACCACCACCGCGGCGGCGGAGAAGACCTCGTCCACCCGCTCGGTCTCGAAGCGGGCGTCGACAACCACGTTGTCCTCCAAGTGGTCGTGAACAGCCGGCGCGCCGGGGCGGATGGCTTCGGGGGCGCTGACCACCCGGTCCGTAGGCTCGATGTCCACGAAGACCTGCTCTGCGGCATCCTCCGCCTCCTCGGGCGTGCCCGCCACCACCACAGCCACGGGCTCACCCACGAAGCGGACCTTGCGGGAAGCCAGCACCGGCTGCTCGATGGGGCGGAAGTCCGGACGGTGAAGCAGCGGCCGGATGGGACGCACCTCCCTCAGGTCCTCGGCGGTGAAGGCAGTGATCCCCTCGGGTGCCTCGATGGAGACGATCCGGCCGTGGGCGACCGGGCTACGGACAAACCTCAGGAAGGAGGCATCCCCGGTGAGGTCGGCTACGAACCGGCCCTCGCCGGTGAGCAGGGGCGGATCCTCGAAGCGCGGGAGCGGCTGCCCGATCCACGGGATCACGCGGCGATCGCCTGCTCAAGAGCTCGTCGGGTCAGGGCGCGCACCAGGTCCCGCCGGTAACCGGCGGACCCGTGGATGTCGCCGATAGCGTCGATCTCGAGAGCGGCGATCTCGGCGGCGGCGCGGAATGACTCCTCTGTAGCAGGCTGGCCCTCCAGTGCCTGCTCAGCCTCGCCGGCCCGGAGCGGGCGATCGCTCACGCCACCGAGCGCGATCCGGGCGTTCGCGACCCGCCCGTCATCGGACTCGAAGGCCACTGCGGCCATGGTCAGGGCGAAATCGCCGGCCCGGCGGCTGAACTGCTGGAACCCCACCCGGGTGTCCGGGGAGAGTTTGGGAAGGCGAGCCTCCACCAAGAGCTCCTCTGGTTCGAGAGCGGTGGTGAACACCGTCTGGAAGAAGCCCCCCGCCGGGATGTCACGACCGCCGGACGGGCTTCGGGTCGACAGCTCCGCATCCAGGAGCAGGGCGATCACACACCACTCGGCGGCCGGGTCGGCATGAGCCAGGCTGCCCCCGAACGTGCCCCTGATCCTTATCGGTAGGTGGCCGACGTGGTGGGCGGCCATGGTCAGGAGACGGCCGGTGGGGCCTTCCGTGACCGGTCGCTCGAAGGTCACGTGGCGGACCATCGCTCCGATCCGGAGGGTGTCGCCGTCCTCCTCGAGATAGTCGAGCTCGTCCAGCGGGTTGATGTCGACCAGGACCGCGGGGCGGGCCAGGCGGAAGTTCATGGCCGGCACCAGGCTCTGGCCGCCGGCCAGCA encodes:
- a CDS encoding helix-turn-helix domain-containing protein; its protein translation is MTKGPTHDRGSLPKGLRILAAFDEKHSALSVAEIAHRTQISRASVYRLTGALEDLGYIHRTGRLFRPSKKVLHLGVAAVESREFVDHIYPHLDQMSRELPDATAVNYGVLEDTEIVYLARRHRDDIITINLRVGSRLPAHLSSLGKAILAAMPEQDAEATLEKMTFEKRTATTITSAADYRAELEEVRLKGIALNDQELTIGLRSVAAPVFYRAEVIGAAGVATLATRADIATLESLYGPVLKSFAERISEEVSAIRFDGRVPIHG
- a CDS encoding EthD domain-containing protein — encoded protein: MIKTVTLLARRPDLTSEQFHDHWKNVHAPLVLAMSRVRRYVQCRPLVVPGREAPCDGIAEVWYDSVEDFLATADSQEYERLLADEKNFMGAKTQDSVFVIVEEDEILAG
- a CDS encoding RidA family protein; the encoded protein is MERAYTPVEESLFEAIGSRSRWNDVVRAGNTLWVTGQLGWDKTTGVLADTLEGQVEQALENLKSALERAGATLADVVLTRVYLVDHDHYHRYEPIYDRYFPSQQPARVSVVVAELIHHALFDIEAVAVIGDDG
- a CDS encoding ABC transporter substrate-binding protein, with protein sequence MNKRSSWLRVLAVMAVLVVIAACGEDAEEPAATTAAPTTAAPTTTAAPEPQEPIKLGTIWFNSGVAVGLGDIMRNGFDLAVKEQNEAGGLLGREIEVVDYDEGYSADESVASARKAIADGVAGIAGGNDATTCVAMKDVAAEVGIPLVVTACGSELITAEGYEGVVHIRAPVKQSQSDSNALSVLARWMIEQGYKRVQGVGVDSDWVRLTHDEFTRIFAEEAPGDFEYTGMVYFPYGTAEARVEVTKGVGNEPDLLYLGLWGKDVVVNAVQAAREIGYEGDIMINEVVFTPPEVEALGDLAEGVYSSTGWILDESIPEAAAFSEAYEAEFGAAPDWWSELGYTAAKQLMAAIEAAGSTDYAAVAPLMNDEHGFTTPRGKPLRFNEKGLRLVDDWIIIQAQGGALLPVDAVPLAG
- a CDS encoding xanthine dehydrogenase family protein molybdopterin-binding subunit, which gives rise to MSYVGSSVRRIEDRPLLTGKARFAADLCLPDQLHMRVVRSPVAHGRLLDIDTSEALAMDGVEAVWTREDIREVPPIDFRMPWVEGLERFRQPMLAGDHVRYVGEPVAIVLAEDPYLAEDAAELVFAGIDELDPVVDPVAAGPGAIETTVVEKAYGDLEEAFGDAPVVVEMELAVGRHSGVPMETRGALAHYDATRSVLEMFGAAKVPHHNRAAIASMLGLPLGAVVLREGHVGGGFGIRGELYPEDVLVCLAALRLGRPIRWVEDRREHMLAANHSRDQVHRIRAAVEPDGWIRGVIDEFWVDQGAYLRTHQVTVTELTTSMLPGPYAWPAYRSRGHVMLSNKTPCGTYRAPGRYESTFVRERLIDVIAHRIGLDSAEVRRRNLVLPERMPFKRGITALGTELTYDSGDYPGLLDRTLEYLDYELLTADLSRRRSDGESVGLGMGFFVEKSGLGPFDGVKVTVDEAGHVLVITGAASIGQGVETVLAQVCADTLGVGIESVRVRHGQTDDLAYGMGAFASRVTVMSGSATLIAARRVRRKALEVAAAVLEADPGDLTIDRGRVFVRGSAGGPAITLGEVAQRLRPGLTGGEPGLTAEGWFRADHMVYPYGVHAAVVRVDPDSGLVEVERLVVCYEVGKAVNPELVNGQIAGGAAQGIGGALLEDFAYDESGQPLAATFMDYLMPTITEMPEVEVLLLEEAPSPLNPLGVKGAGEGGITAVGAAIANAVADALGCPEEVTRLPLNPERVRRLAADTA
- a CDS encoding (2Fe-2S)-binding protein; amino-acid sequence: MSERTKVDVTLAVNGRPYRVRVEPRRTLADTLRDDCGLTGTHLGCEHGVCGACTILADGQPVRACLMFAVQCEGMDLRTVEDLADGDRLHPIQQAFWDNHGLQCGFCTPGFLMLAAGYLEQNPDPDEDELRAVLSSNLCRCTGYQNILKSVRQAAEVMRA
- a CDS encoding xanthine dehydrogenase family protein molybdopterin-binding subunit encodes the protein MIPWIGQPLPRFEDPPLLTGEGRFVADLTGDASFLRFVRSPVAHGRIVSIEAPEGITAFTAEDLREVRPIRPLLHRPDFRPIEQPVLASRKVRFVGEPVAVVVAGTPEEAEDAAEQVFVDIEPTDRVVSAPEAIRPGAPAVHDHLEDNVVVDARFETERVDEVFSAAAVVVDFDLRSRRQNALPLEARGSVAAYDPRSGRTTLTASVQSPHVVRTVLADLLGMPESDLRVVVPDVGGAFGQKFCLAPEDVVTAWVARRLRTTVSWVEDRRENLMSSFHSRDHHYRVRGAFDADARLLAVDADLLCNIGAYSCYPVTCGVEPLMALAEFPGPYDFRTYRVRSRGVTTNTCPMAPYRGVSRPVITLAMERLMDLAAVRFRIEPAEVRRRNLISEFPYTSATGLVYDEGSYVESLDRAVEAIGLEDFRRSQAAARAEGRYLGIGLSVFSERTGYGTSAFAARSMDVTPGYETVDLAMDPSGNVEARLGASPHGQGLETTLAQLIGDRLGVEPARVRIVHGDTDRTPYGWGTFASRSLVIAGGAARLASDRLRAKLAAIASAELEAAPEDIVIMAGRATVAGTDAGIEVAELARLAYHSSHRLAAGMDPGLTATATYDPAGTFSNACHVATVEVDPETGGVRVDRFVVVEDAGRLINPMIVDGQLHGGVTQGIAGALYEEILYDRDGNILTTSLMDFLPPTLAEVPTIEIHHLETISEATITGAKGLGEGGTIGAPAAVINAVADALRPLGVEIAEVPATPSRLRRLVSESERIPA
- a CDS encoding xanthine dehydrogenase family protein subunit M, producing MKPAPFDYHQARSVAEAVTHLGEYGYEAKVLAGGQSLVPAMNFRLARPAVLVDINPLDELDYLEEDGDTLRIGAMVRHVTFERPVTEGPTGRLLTMAAHHVGHLPIRIRGTFGGSLAHADPAAEWCVIALLLDAELSTRSPSGGRDIPAGGFFQTVFTTALEPEELLVEARLPKLSPDTRVGFQQFSRRAGDFALTMAAVAFESDDGRVANARIALGGVSDRPLRAGEAEQALEGQPATEESFRAAAEIAALEIDAIGDIHGSAGYRRDLVRALTRRALEQAIAA